A genomic segment from uncultured Alistipes sp. encodes:
- the gpmI gene encoding 2,3-bisphosphoglycerate-independent phosphoglycerate mutase: MSNKVLLMILDGWGNGHHDKADVISTVHPAYISAMTEQYPHAELRTDGENVGLPDGQMGNSEVGHLNIGAGRVVYQDLVKINRACRDNSILKNPEIVKAFEYAKAQGAGVHFMGLTSDGGVHSSFEHLFKLCDIAREYGVSERTYVHCFMDGRDTDPHSGKGFIAQLEEHLSKTGGKIATVIGRYYAMDRDKRWERVKVAYDALVEGIGEHDTDMVAAVQKSYDADVTDEFIKPIVHVDGAGKPMGLIRENDLVIFFNYRNDRAKELTIVLTQQDMPEAGMHTLPLYYCCMTPYDAKFTGLHILFDKADVPDTIGEWVSKQGLKQLRIAETEKYAHVTFFLNGGREDKFEGEERILVASPKVATYDLQPEMSAPEVADKLVVALNERKFDFICLNFANGDMVGHTGVYEAIVKAVKAVDGCVEKVVEAAKANGYEVVMIADHGNADNAINPDGTPNTAHSLNPVPIVVVSDRVKAVHNGILADVAPTVLKLMGLPQPAEMTGKVLVEMK; this comes from the coding sequence ATGAGCAACAAGGTATTATTGATGATCCTCGACGGCTGGGGCAATGGCCACCACGACAAGGCGGACGTCATTTCGACGGTGCACCCGGCCTACATCTCGGCGATGACCGAGCAATATCCGCACGCCGAGCTGCGCACCGACGGTGAGAATGTCGGACTGCCCGACGGCCAGATGGGCAACTCGGAGGTGGGCCACCTCAATATCGGTGCAGGGCGTGTGGTTTATCAGGACCTGGTGAAGATCAACCGGGCGTGCCGCGACAACTCGATTCTGAAGAATCCCGAGATTGTCAAGGCGTTCGAGTATGCGAAGGCGCAGGGTGCCGGCGTGCACTTCATGGGCCTGACGTCGGACGGCGGCGTACACTCGTCGTTCGAGCACCTCTTCAAGCTGTGCGACATCGCCAGGGAGTACGGCGTCTCGGAGCGCACCTACGTGCACTGCTTCATGGACGGCCGCGACACGGACCCGCACAGCGGCAAGGGCTTCATCGCGCAGTTGGAGGAGCACCTCTCGAAGACGGGAGGCAAGATCGCCACGGTGATCGGCCGCTACTATGCGATGGACCGCGACAAGCGCTGGGAGCGGGTGAAGGTGGCCTACGACGCCCTGGTGGAGGGCATCGGCGAGCACGATACGGACATGGTCGCCGCTGTGCAGAAGTCCTACGACGCCGACGTGACGGACGAGTTCATCAAGCCGATCGTGCATGTCGACGGGGCCGGGAAGCCGATGGGCCTGATCCGTGAGAACGATCTGGTCATCTTTTTCAACTACCGCAACGACCGCGCCAAGGAGCTGACGATCGTCCTCACGCAGCAGGATATGCCCGAAGCGGGGATGCACACCCTGCCGCTGTACTACTGCTGCATGACGCCCTACGACGCGAAGTTCACGGGCCTGCACATCCTCTTCGACAAGGCCGACGTGCCCGACACGATCGGCGAGTGGGTTTCGAAACAGGGCCTGAAGCAGCTGCGCATTGCCGAGACCGAGAAGTACGCCCACGTGACGTTCTTCCTGAACGGCGGCCGCGAGGATAAGTTCGAGGGTGAGGAGCGCATCCTGGTTGCCTCGCCGAAGGTGGCGACGTATGACCTGCAGCCTGAGATGTCGGCTCCGGAAGTGGCTGACAAGCTGGTTGTTGCCTTGAACGAGCGGAAGTTCGACTTCATCTGCCTGAACTTTGCGAACGGCGACATGGTGGGCCACACGGGCGTCTACGAGGCGATCGTGAAGGCGGTGAAGGCCGTAGACGGTTGCGTCGAGAAGGTCGTGGAGGCTGCGAAGGCCAACGGCTACGAGGTGGTGATGATCGCCGACCACGGGAACGCCGACAACGCGATCAACCCGGACGGCACGCCCAACACGGCGCACTCGCTGAATCCGGTGCCCATCGTGGTGGTTTCGGACCGCGTGAAGGCCGTGCATAACGGCATTTTGGCCGATGTCGCCCCGACGGTGCTGAAGTTGATGGGACTTCCGCAGCCTGCGGAGATGACCGGCAAGGTTCTCGTCGAGATGAAATAA
- a CDS encoding TatD family hydrolase gives MLPYINIHTHRPTGRGIELRTAGIHPWEADSQDVEAFAARFADKGGRIGTGVAGETTAGTGRVGEGVVRDETAGTGHVGEGVVRDETAGTERVGNEAAEVQAIGETGLDFACPVPREAQFAALRAQLDLARRTGRPVVLHCVRAFEPLMRELAACEPRAVIFHGFIGSPEQAQQALRRGYYLSFGERTFASSKTLRALCETPLGQLFFETDAAGVTIEEIYARAAEALGRPVEELQRATLENYKRLFETQNG, from the coding sequence ATGCTTCCTTATATAAATATACATACCCACCGTCCCACGGGCCGCGGAATCGAACTCCGCACCGCGGGCATACATCCCTGGGAGGCTGATTCTCAGGATGTAGAGGCCTTTGCCGCCCGGTTCGCCGACAAGGGCGGACGCATCGGAACCGGAGTTGCCGGGGAAACAACCGCCGGGACGGGGCGTGTCGGAGAGGGAGTTGTCAGGGACGAGACCGCCGGGACGGGTCATGTCGGAGAGGGAGTTGTCAGGGACGAGACCGCCGGGACGGAGCGTGTCGGGAACGAAGCCGCCGAGGTGCAGGCCATCGGCGAAACCGGACTCGACTTCGCCTGTCCGGTCCCCCGCGAAGCCCAGTTCGCCGCCCTGCGCGCGCAACTCGACCTGGCCCGACGCACCGGACGGCCCGTTGTACTGCACTGCGTGCGGGCCTTCGAGCCGCTGATGCGCGAACTGGCCGCCTGTGAACCTCGGGCCGTGATCTTCCACGGGTTCATCGGCTCCCCCGAACAGGCCCAGCAAGCCCTGCGGAGAGGTTATTACCTCTCGTTCGGAGAGCGGACCTTCGCGTCGTCCAAAACCCTCCGGGCCCTGTGCGAAACGCCCCTCGGACAGCTCTTCTTCGAGACCGACGCCGCCGGGGTGACCATCGAGGAGATCTACGCCCGGGCGGCCGAAGCGTTGGGTCGCCCGGTGGAGGAGCTGCAACGCGCCACCCTCGAAAATTACAAACGCCTATTCGAAACACAAAATGGATAA
- a CDS encoding peptidoglycan DD-metalloendopeptidase family protein, whose amino-acid sequence MAGKKDLERLRRRKRRKQRIIRATVHLFVWFGVAVIYYIGFSIFFDTPFEYQMKHSTDRLRQEYDRLAQRYDSLAMVLDNLSERDRNVFRILFESEPYDFDAEVEQRQAATYEKIVGRSTRQLKRELKEGVLEMEARLAELGDSYLRLQQRIDTVGRGCDHIPSIQPVINKQLTLLTASYGMRIHPFFKTLQAHQGVDYTIPEGSRVFATADGVVRNVSSRSSTQGRTVVIDHGNGYETSYSHLSKINVRKGQQVRRGDIIALSGDTGLSLSPHLHYEVRKDGMRVDPVHYFFMELSPGEYQRLMRIAQSGMQSFD is encoded by the coding sequence ATGGCCGGAAAAAAGGACCTCGAACGCCTCCGCAGGCGCAAACGCCGCAAACAGCGCATCATCCGCGCAACCGTACACCTCTTCGTATGGTTCGGGGTCGCCGTGATCTACTACATCGGCTTCTCGATCTTCTTCGACACCCCGTTCGAGTACCAGATGAAGCACTCCACCGACCGGCTCCGCCAGGAGTACGACCGGCTCGCACAACGCTACGACTCGTTGGCAATGGTCCTCGACAACCTCTCCGAACGCGACCGCAACGTCTTCCGGATCCTCTTCGAATCGGAACCCTACGACTTCGACGCCGAGGTCGAACAAAGGCAGGCCGCCACCTACGAAAAGATCGTAGGCCGCTCCACGCGCCAGCTCAAACGCGAGCTGAAGGAGGGTGTGCTGGAGATGGAAGCGCGGCTCGCGGAGCTCGGGGACTCCTACCTCCGCCTCCAGCAGCGGATCGACACCGTGGGACGCGGGTGCGACCACATCCCCTCGATCCAGCCCGTCATCAACAAGCAGCTGACCCTGCTGACCGCCTCCTACGGAATGCGCATCCACCCCTTCTTCAAGACCCTGCAGGCCCATCAGGGCGTCGACTACACCATTCCCGAAGGCTCGCGCGTCTTCGCAACGGCCGACGGCGTGGTCCGCAACGTCTCCTCGCGCAGCTCCACCCAGGGCCGCACCGTCGTCATCGACCACGGGAACGGGTACGAAACCTCTTACAGCCACCTCTCGAAAATCAACGTCCGCAAGGGCCAGCAGGTCCGCCGCGGCGACATCATCGCCCTCTCGGGCGATACCGGGCTCTCGCTATCCCCGCACCTCCACTACGAGGTCCGCAAGGACGGAATGCGCGTCGATCCCGTCCACTACTTCTTCATGGAACTCTCCCCCGGCGAGTACCAGCGGCTCATGCGCATCGCCCAGTCCGGCATGCAATCCTTCGACTAA
- a CDS encoding tRNA threonylcarbamoyladenosine dehydratase, producing MDNWLERTELLLGEEKLARLKRAHVLVVGLGGVGAYAAEMVARAGVGKMTIADADAVNTTNINRQLVALHSTVGRQKADILAERLRDINPEIDLTVVNRYIRDEETYRLLDAARYDYAVDAIDTLSPKLALIAAALERRLPLVSSMGAGAKTDPTRIEIADIAKTHHCPLAHMLRKRLHKIGIRSGFRAVFSPEPIREGAMILCEEQNKKSNVGTISYIPAAFGIACASVVIRGLIGELD from the coding sequence ATGGATAACTGGCTGGAGAGAACGGAACTGCTGTTGGGCGAGGAGAAACTCGCCCGCTTGAAACGGGCCCATGTCCTGGTCGTCGGGCTGGGCGGCGTGGGGGCCTATGCCGCCGAGATGGTGGCCCGGGCGGGCGTCGGAAAGATGACCATTGCCGATGCCGATGCCGTGAACACTACGAACATCAACCGCCAGCTCGTCGCCCTGCACTCGACCGTCGGACGGCAGAAGGCCGACATCCTGGCCGAACGCCTGCGCGACATCAACCCCGAAATCGACCTCACGGTCGTCAACCGCTACATCCGCGACGAGGAGACCTACCGGCTGCTCGATGCCGCGCGGTACGACTACGCGGTCGATGCCATCGACACCCTCTCTCCGAAACTCGCCCTCATTGCCGCGGCGCTCGAACGCCGCCTGCCGCTCGTCAGCTCGATGGGCGCCGGGGCCAAGACGGACCCCACGCGGATCGAGATCGCCGACATCGCGAAAACCCACCACTGCCCGCTGGCCCACATGCTCCGCAAACGCCTCCACAAAATCGGCATCCGCAGCGGATTCCGCGCCGTCTTCTCGCCCGAACCGATCCGCGAGGGCGCGATGATCCTCTGCGAGGAGCAGAACAAGAAATCCAACGTCGGGACCATCTCCTACATCCCGGCCGCATTCGGAATCGCCTGCGCCTCGGTGGTCATCCGCGGGCTGATCGGCGAGCTCGACTGA
- a CDS encoding M23 family metallopeptidase, whose protein sequence is MSKKRHRFDTGAIRAGAGELSHEAQVLTRDVMAAPFRLKTYRLIRKILIGFILVSIANVLFSYFFYTPKMYRILQENRETEIRYRILQDRIRSAQRRVDEIRHRDSYVYRALFSTDTISIPGVWNPYPDSKYAPMADDRYAPLMIGTWRQIDALARTLYLESVSMDELQQLSRNKEQLASAVPAIWPIDRKALHNNHIGAFNPRRFHPVLHRVVAHTGVDFGCDRGTPVYATGDAVVELAQPVGYNGGYGHQVLLNHEFGYKTRYAHLSDILVKPGDTVTRGQIIARTGNTGRSTGPHLHYEVIHRGVPVNPINYFNRDMTAEEYERLMENLRETNFEKY, encoded by the coding sequence ATGAGCAAAAAACGACACCGATTCGATACCGGGGCGATCCGCGCCGGAGCAGGCGAACTCTCGCACGAGGCCCAGGTCCTCACGCGCGACGTCATGGCTGCACCCTTCCGGCTCAAAACCTACCGCCTGATCCGCAAGATCCTCATCGGTTTCATCCTCGTGTCGATTGCCAACGTCCTCTTCTCCTACTTCTTCTACACCCCCAAGATGTACCGCATCCTCCAGGAAAACCGCGAAACCGAAATCCGATACCGCATCCTCCAGGACCGCATCCGCTCCGCACAGCGCCGCGTCGACGAGATCCGCCACCGCGACAGCTACGTCTACCGCGCACTCTTCTCCACCGACACGATCTCGATCCCCGGGGTCTGGAATCCCTACCCCGATTCGAAATACGCCCCGATGGCCGACGACCGGTACGCCCCGCTGATGATCGGAACCTGGCGACAGATCGACGCCCTGGCCCGCACGCTCTACCTCGAATCGGTCTCGATGGACGAACTCCAGCAGCTCTCCCGAAACAAGGAACAACTCGCCTCGGCCGTCCCCGCCATCTGGCCCATCGACCGGAAGGCCCTGCACAACAACCATATCGGCGCTTTCAACCCGCGGCGTTTCCATCCCGTGCTGCACCGCGTGGTCGCACACACCGGAGTCGATTTCGGCTGCGACCGCGGCACCCCCGTCTACGCCACGGGAGACGCCGTCGTCGAACTCGCCCAGCCCGTCGGATACAACGGAGGATACGGGCATCAGGTGCTGCTCAACCACGAATTCGGTTACAAAACCCGATACGCGCACCTGAGCGACATCCTCGTCAAACCCGGCGATACGGTCACACGAGGCCAGATCATCGCCCGGACCGGAAACACCGGACGATCCACGGGACCCCACCTCCATTACGAGGTGATCCACCGGGGCGTGCCCGTCAACCCGATCAACTACTTCAACCGCGACATGACCGCCGAAGAGTACGAACGGCTGATGGAGAACCTGCGCGAAACCAACTTCGAAAAGTATTGA
- the alaS gene encoding alanine--tRNA ligase yields MESNKIRQAFLDFFESKGHTIVPSAPMVVKGDPTLMFTNAGMNQFKDIFLGNAPRKYPRVADTQKCLRVSGKHNDLEEVGHDTYHHTMFEMLGNWSYGDYFKKEAIEWAWELLHDVYKLPAERMYATVFEGSEEDGVPFDQEAYDYWKRFLPEDHIIRGNKHDNFWEMGETGPCGPCSEIHFDLRDEAEIAAKPGREMVNAGHPQVIEIWNLVFMQFNRKANGSLEELPARNVDTGMGFERLCMILQGKKSNYDTDVFQPTISRIASMAGKRYGEDEKSDVAMRVIADHLRAIAFSIADGQLPSNVKAGYVIRRILRRAVRYGYTYLGFTEPTLCRLVPGLVEQMGGQFPELKAQQTLIEKVIEEEEASFLRTLATGINLLDGVIARTKKEGGSRISGKDAFELYDTFGFPIDLTELIAREQGVEVDLEAFEKELQAQKERSRNAAAVDTDDWVELFPIKESVFTGYDTLTEQVRIARYRRVTTKGKTSYQLVFDRTPFYGNSGGQIGDIGVIESANERIPVVATEKENGLIIHIVNQLPENPAAEFTAKVDPEKRQNAANNHTATHLMHEALRKVLGTHVEQKGSLVTPEMLRFDFSHFQKVTPEQLREVERLVNRAVRADYPLVENREATKEEAAAAGAMMLFGEKYGDRVRMVRFGTSVELCGGTHTRATGTIGFFKILSESAISAGVRRIEAVTGEQAEKMLYAAEDTMRNVAEYLNNPQVVQAVKKMLESNEALSKEVETMRREQVSQWADKIAASAPERNGMQLFAMQTDRRPDFVKDLAYNLRQRMPRLVLVVGSLYEGKPTLTVMLGDEITAQGVNAGAVVREAAKLMQGGGGGQNFFATAGGKNADGLQAAIDKAVELIAAQMK; encoded by the coding sequence ATGGAGTCAAATAAAATCAGACAGGCCTTTCTGGACTTTTTCGAGTCGAAGGGTCACACGATTGTCCCTTCGGCGCCGATGGTGGTGAAGGGCGACCCGACGTTGATGTTCACCAATGCGGGCATGAACCAGTTCAAGGACATCTTCCTGGGGAATGCGCCGCGGAAGTACCCGCGGGTAGCGGATACGCAGAAGTGCCTGCGCGTGTCGGGCAAGCACAACGACCTGGAGGAGGTCGGACACGACACCTACCACCACACGATGTTCGAGATGCTGGGCAACTGGTCCTACGGCGATTACTTCAAGAAGGAGGCGATTGAGTGGGCCTGGGAACTGCTGCACGACGTTTACAAATTGCCCGCCGAGCGGATGTACGCGACGGTTTTCGAGGGTTCGGAGGAGGACGGGGTTCCGTTCGACCAGGAGGCCTACGACTACTGGAAGCGCTTCCTGCCCGAGGACCACATCATCCGCGGCAACAAGCACGACAACTTCTGGGAGATGGGCGAGACGGGTCCGTGCGGTCCCTGCTCGGAGATCCACTTCGACCTGCGCGACGAGGCGGAGATTGCAGCGAAGCCGGGCCGGGAGATGGTCAATGCCGGCCATCCGCAGGTGATCGAGATCTGGAACCTGGTGTTCATGCAGTTCAACCGCAAGGCCAACGGATCGCTCGAAGAGCTCCCGGCGCGCAACGTCGATACGGGCATGGGCTTCGAGCGCCTCTGCATGATCCTGCAGGGCAAGAAATCGAACTACGATACGGATGTCTTCCAGCCGACGATCTCGCGCATCGCCTCGATGGCGGGCAAGCGCTACGGCGAGGATGAGAAGTCGGACGTGGCCATGCGTGTGATCGCCGACCACCTGCGTGCCATCGCCTTCTCGATTGCCGACGGACAGCTTCCGTCGAACGTCAAGGCGGGTTATGTGATCCGCCGCATCCTGCGCCGTGCCGTGCGCTACGGCTACACCTACCTGGGCTTCACGGAGCCGACGCTCTGCCGGCTGGTTCCGGGGCTCGTGGAGCAGATGGGGGGCCAGTTCCCGGAGCTGAAGGCGCAGCAGACCCTGATCGAGAAGGTGATCGAGGAGGAGGAGGCATCGTTCCTGCGGACGCTGGCCACGGGCATCAACCTGCTGGACGGCGTGATCGCCCGCACGAAGAAGGAGGGCGGCAGTCGCATTTCGGGCAAGGACGCCTTCGAGTTGTACGATACGTTCGGCTTCCCGATCGACCTGACGGAACTGATCGCCCGCGAACAGGGCGTGGAGGTGGACCTCGAGGCCTTCGAGAAGGAGCTGCAGGCCCAGAAGGAGCGCTCGCGCAACGCTGCGGCCGTCGATACGGACGACTGGGTGGAGCTCTTCCCGATCAAGGAGAGCGTTTTCACGGGCTACGACACGCTGACCGAACAGGTCCGCATCGCGCGTTACCGCCGTGTGACGACCAAGGGCAAGACCTCCTACCAACTGGTCTTCGACCGCACGCCGTTCTACGGCAATTCGGGCGGTCAGATCGGTGACATCGGCGTGATCGAGAGCGCCAACGAGCGGATTCCGGTCGTCGCCACCGAAAAGGAGAACGGCCTGATCATCCATATCGTGAACCAGCTGCCGGAGAATCCCGCTGCGGAATTCACCGCGAAGGTCGACCCGGAGAAGCGCCAGAATGCCGCGAACAACCACACGGCCACGCACCTCATGCACGAGGCGCTGCGCAAGGTGCTGGGTACGCACGTCGAGCAGAAGGGTTCGCTCGTTACGCCGGAGATGCTTCGCTTCGACTTCTCGCACTTCCAGAAGGTGACCCCGGAGCAGTTGCGCGAGGTGGAGCGTCTGGTGAACCGGGCTGTGCGCGCCGACTACCCGCTCGTCGAGAACCGCGAGGCCACGAAGGAGGAGGCTGCGGCAGCCGGAGCGATGATGCTCTTCGGCGAGAAGTACGGCGACCGGGTGCGCATGGTGCGCTTCGGGACGTCGGTGGAGCTGTGCGGCGGTACGCACACGCGGGCTACGGGAACGATCGGATTCTTCAAGATCCTCTCGGAGAGCGCCATTTCGGCGGGCGTGCGTCGTATCGAGGCCGTCACGGGCGAACAGGCCGAGAAGATGCTCTACGCAGCGGAGGATACGATGCGCAACGTGGCCGAATACCTGAACAACCCGCAGGTGGTGCAGGCCGTGAAGAAGATGCTCGAAAGCAACGAGGCCCTCTCGAAGGAGGTTGAGACGATGCGTCGCGAGCAGGTTTCGCAGTGGGCGGACAAGATCGCCGCGTCGGCTCCCGAACGGAACGGAATGCAGCTCTTTGCTATGCAGACGGACCGTCGTCCGGATTTCGTGAAGGACCTGGCCTACAATTTGCGGCAGCGGATGCCGCGGCTGGTACTGGTCGTGGGTTCCTTGTACGAGGGCAAGCCGACGCTGACGGTGATGCTGGGCGACGAGATCACGGCTCAGGGCGTGAATGCCGGGGCGGTGGTCCGCGAGGCTGCGAAACTGATGCAGGGCGGCGGCGGCGGCCAGAACTTCTTCGCCACGGCCGGCGGCAAGAATGCCGACGGCCTGCAGGCTGCGATCGACAAGGCCGTGGAGCTGATTGCGGCCCAGATGAAGTAA
- a CDS encoding NAD(P)-dependent oxidoreductase has translation MKPNIVFLDEYSLGGADLAAIRSLGNYTAYETTRPAEIVGRCREADIVITNKVPFDAATLRALPRLRLICIAATGMNHIDLAAAAECGVTVKNAVGYSTHAVTETTIGAAIALLRQVVYYDRYTKEHYAGAGRQFHFGRTTRQLYGSRWGIVGLGNIGRNVARVAEALGCEVAYTSTSGVVREEPYPARPLNELLAWADIVSVHCPLTDRTRGLIGARELSLMKPSALVINVARGGIVDEAALAAALDAGRLAGAALDVFVHEPLEPGNPLLAVREPDRLLLSPHNAWSPVEAVEVLVGCIARNIRENWKNN, from the coding sequence ATGAAACCCAACATCGTCTTTCTGGATGAATACTCGCTCGGAGGCGCCGACCTCGCGGCCATCCGCTCGCTCGGCAACTACACGGCCTACGAAACGACCCGTCCCGCGGAGATCGTCGGCCGCTGCCGCGAGGCCGACATCGTCATCACCAACAAGGTGCCCTTCGATGCCGCGACACTCCGCGCCCTGCCCCGCCTGCGGCTGATCTGCATCGCCGCAACCGGCATGAACCACATCGACCTCGCGGCTGCGGCCGAATGCGGCGTCACCGTGAAGAATGCCGTCGGATACTCGACCCACGCCGTGACCGAAACCACCATCGGCGCCGCCATCGCCCTGCTCCGTCAGGTCGTCTACTACGACCGCTACACCAAAGAGCATTACGCCGGAGCCGGGCGCCAGTTCCATTTCGGCCGCACGACCCGTCAACTCTACGGATCCCGCTGGGGGATCGTCGGGCTCGGCAACATCGGCCGCAACGTCGCCCGCGTCGCCGAAGCCCTCGGCTGCGAGGTGGCCTACACCTCCACCTCGGGCGTCGTGCGCGAGGAGCCCTACCCCGCCCGGCCGCTCAACGAGCTGTTGGCCTGGGCCGACATCGTGTCGGTGCACTGTCCGCTGACCGACCGCACCCGCGGGTTGATCGGGGCACGCGAGTTGTCGCTCATGAAGCCCTCGGCACTCGTGATCAACGTGGCACGCGGCGGCATCGTCGACGAGGCCGCCCTGGCCGCAGCCCTCGATGCCGGACGGCTGGCCGGGGCGGCGCTCGACGTCTTCGTCCACGAGCCCCTCGAGCCCGGAAATCCCCTGCTCGCCGTCCGCGAACCCGACCGGCTGCTGCTCTCGCCCCACAACGCCTGGTCGCCCGTCGAAGCGGTCGAGGTGCTCGTCGGGTGCATCGCCCGCAACATCCGCGAAAACTGGAAAAACAACTGA
- a CDS encoding prolyl-tRNA synthetase associated domain-containing protein, whose translation METTETTPLTPDERRQRVFDWLDAHAIRYTWYEHPEAPTIEIARQYWHDDGSKHCKNLFFRNHKGDRHYLVCFDCEQAMAIHDLEHRLHQGKLSFASEQRMERWLGLRPGSVSPFGLINDPANHVHLFLDARLREWPALSFHPNDNRATVVIAQEEFARFLAAVGNSYEYIELY comes from the coding sequence ATGGAGACGACAGAAACCACCCCGCTGACCCCCGACGAACGCCGCCAGCGGGTCTTCGACTGGCTCGACGCCCACGCGATCCGCTACACGTGGTATGAGCATCCCGAAGCCCCGACCATCGAGATCGCCCGCCAATACTGGCACGACGACGGCTCGAAGCATTGCAAGAACCTCTTCTTCCGCAACCACAAGGGTGACCGCCACTACCTCGTATGCTTCGACTGCGAGCAGGCGATGGCCATTCACGACCTCGAACACCGCCTGCATCAGGGCAAGCTGTCGTTCGCCTCGGAGCAGCGCATGGAGCGTTGGCTGGGACTGCGGCCCGGATCGGTCTCGCCTTTCGGGCTGATCAACGACCCGGCGAACCACGTCCACCTCTTCCTCGACGCCCGGCTCCGGGAGTGGCCCGCCCTCTCGTTCCACCCCAACGACAACCGCGCCACGGTGGTCATCGCGCAGGAGGAGTTTGCGAGGTTCCTCGCCGCCGTCGGCAACTCCTACGAGTATATCGAACTTTACTGA
- a CDS encoding HAD family phosphatase has translation METTENTCIRLLLLDFDGTLADTRRANTLAYVAALTEAGYPLTEQEYEANYFGMRCEEFLTRFGIADPAERERLRLRKIELYPSFFGSVRLNRPLWEFCRQFQAQGGRVWVVSTGSRANIDNVMRHLGIGGPVEEAANGGEGRPEAPAEAPLGRVDGILAGPDIARAKPYPDCFLEAMRREGCSPRETLIFEDSPIGIEAARRSGASYFVVKL, from the coding sequence ATGGAGACAACCGAAAACACCTGCATCCGGCTCCTGCTGCTCGATTTCGACGGCACGCTGGCCGACACCCGCCGCGCCAATACGCTGGCCTACGTCGCGGCACTCACCGAAGCCGGGTATCCCCTCACCGAACAGGAGTACGAGGCCAACTACTTCGGAATGCGCTGCGAGGAGTTCCTCACCCGCTTCGGGATCGCCGACCCCGCGGAGCGCGAACGACTGCGGCTGCGAAAAATCGAGCTCTACCCTTCGTTTTTCGGCTCCGTGCGGCTGAACCGTCCGCTGTGGGAGTTCTGCCGCCAGTTCCAGGCCCAGGGCGGGCGCGTGTGGGTGGTCTCGACCGGCAGCCGCGCCAATATCGACAACGTCATGCGCCACCTCGGAATCGGAGGGCCCGTAGAGGAAGCGGCGAACGGCGGAGAGGGGCGTCCGGAAGCGCCGGCCGAAGCGCCGCTCGGAAGGGTCGACGGCATCCTCGCCGGGCCCGACATCGCCCGTGCGAAGCCCTATCCCGACTGTTTTCTGGAGGCCATGCGCCGCGAGGGGTGTTCGCCGCGCGAAACCCTGATCTTCGAGGACTCCCCCATCGGCATCGAGGCCGCACGCCGCAGCGGCGCCTCCTATTTCGTCGTCAAACTCTGA